In Xanthomonas campestris pv. phormiicola, the DNA window CCAGCGTGGCGGTGTAGCGGTAGCAGGCGTGGTCGCTGGCGATCACCGCCTGGCGGATCGCCCAGGCCTGGTCGCGGCCCTTGATCTCCAGCTCGGACAGGGTGAACAGCGCCTTGGCGCACGGCCCGCTCTTCAGCGCGCGCGCCGCGTCGCCGACCGCTTTCAGGTACTGCGGCACGCCGAACTTGGCGGCCTCGCCCAGGCCGACCACCAGCACGCGCGGTGCGGTGACCCCGGGCAGGTCGTGCAGCAGCACGCTGGCGCCGGTCTTGCCGCTGACGTCGCCGCGGCCGGCCAGGGCCGTCAGGCGTCCGTCGCTGGCCGCATCCAGGGCCTGGGCAGCGGGCGACAGGCGCTTGTCGGCGAACATGCCGACGACGATGCAATCGAACGCCGCGGTAGCCGGGGCGTCGTGGTTCAGGGTGAATTCCAGGGCCATTGATCAGATTCCGTTGGCAAATCCGTACAATCGCGGGTTGTTTACGTCCAGCCGGGTTAGGCTGGCTCCGCCGCGAACGAATCCGAGAGTTTAAATCAACCCACCCCCATGCCGAAGCTCGATCGATACCTGCTGCGCGATTTCATCCAGAGCTTCCTGGCGACCCTCATCGTCCTGCTGGTGGTCAGCGTCGGCGGCGTGCTGGTCGACATCCTGGGCAACATCGCCGATGGCCGCATCCCGGCCAAGTTGCTGTTCTCCCAGTTGGGCCTGCAGTTCGTGGTGTATCTGCCGCTGATCCTGCCGCTGGCGCTGATGCTGGGCCTGCTGCTGGCGCTGGCGCGGCTGTACCGCGACTCGGAAATGGCGGTGATCACCGCCATCGGCGTCGGCCCGCGGCGCCTGCTGCGGCCGATCCTGATGCTGGTGGTGCCGGTGGTGGCCCTGGTCGGGCTGTGCTCGCTGTGGCTGGGTCCCTGGGCCGACCGCACCTCCGACCGGCTGATCGACGAGGCCAACCGCAGCCTGCTGATGGCCGGGCTGGAGGCCGGGCGCTTCACCCCGCTGTCCGACGGCGGCATCGTCTACATCAGTACCCTGTCCGGCGACGGCACCAAGCTGGGCAAGGTGTTCATGCAGCGGCAGAAGGACGACCGCCTGGACGTGGTCACCGCGCAGCGCGGCGCGATGTTCTTCGAGGGCAAGGCCGACCGCTACCTGCG includes these proteins:
- the lptF gene encoding LPS export ABC transporter permease LptF, with translation MPKLDRYLLRDFIQSFLATLIVLLVVSVGGVLVDILGNIADGRIPAKLLFSQLGLQFVVYLPLILPLALMLGLLLALARLYRDSEMAVITAIGVGPRRLLRPILMLVVPVVALVGLCSLWLGPWADRTSDRLIDEANRSLLMAGLEAGRFTPLSDGGIVYISTLSGDGTKLGKVFMQRQKDDRLDVVTAQRGAMFFEGKADRYLRLEDGYRVEGPLAGDGMDYRLMRYVSNDVALPDRDEARKDDDPELLPTAKLIGDPRPQANAQLHARIAPPLLALAFALLTLPLSRSSPRQQRYGRIMLAFLAYLVGTNLMFIGTQWLSTDKLPRALGLWWLTVPLLVLAVWTYLRDGQLSRPRRQAA